One stretch of Streptomyces sp. A2-16 DNA includes these proteins:
- a CDS encoding RICIN domain-containing protein, whose product MSLATLGRIAALGTTATALALLPLSTASAADAINTFKNQATNRCIDDTGNGFRTWDCNGSNAQNWIVHRWNDGTVQLKNVNTNRCMFDSDQGFKTLDCDSSPNQSWYVKKWADNTIELKNQATNRCIDDSNVGFRTLGCNAGTYQSWF is encoded by the coding sequence ATGTCCCTCGCCACGCTCGGCCGCATCGCGGCGCTCGGCACCACCGCCACCGCGCTCGCGCTGCTGCCCCTGTCCACGGCCTCGGCCGCGGACGCCATCAACACCTTCAAGAACCAGGCGACGAACCGCTGCATCGACGACACCGGCAACGGCTTCCGCACCTGGGACTGCAACGGCAGCAACGCCCAGAACTGGATCGTGCACCGCTGGAACGACGGCACCGTCCAGCTGAAGAACGTCAACACCAACCGGTGCATGTTCGACAGCGACCAGGGCTTCAAGACCCTGGACTGCGACTCCAGCCCGAACCAGAGCTGGTACGTCAAGAAGTGGGCCGACAACACGATCGAGCTCAAGAACCAGGCGACGAACCGCTGCATCGACGACAGCAACGTCGGCTTCCGCACCCTCGGGTGCAACGCCGGCACGTACCAGAGCTGGTTCTGA
- a CDS encoding M23 family metallopeptidase: protein MRLHPLAGLVAAAAVFLPLTAGAAPAAAAPAAAAAFAASCPTAGVISQGYSSSHDGVDIANALGTPIYAVGAGEVIASGPASGYGQWIRILHEDGTVTEYGHMYQRDVSVGQRVQAGQRIALMGAEGEATGPHLHLRVRVGTSTTVRGIDPVPYLRDRGVNLPCTPGGGGGGGGGQTTVTAWAEANVRACAGVTGCDPVSKVYPGETYPANCWKTGERISAEGYTNDKWVQLPLRAGGVGYVSAIYLKGDDKGNVSTECR from the coding sequence GTGCGTCTGCATCCGCTCGCCGGACTCGTCGCGGCAGCCGCCGTGTTCCTGCCCCTGACGGCCGGCGCGGCCCCGGCCGCCGCCGCGCCGGCCGCCGCGGCGGCGTTCGCCGCGTCCTGCCCCACCGCCGGCGTCATCAGCCAGGGCTACAGCAGCAGCCACGACGGCGTCGACATCGCCAACGCCCTGGGCACGCCCATCTACGCCGTCGGCGCCGGCGAGGTCATCGCCTCCGGCCCGGCCAGCGGCTACGGGCAGTGGATCCGAATCCTGCACGAAGACGGCACCGTGACCGAGTACGGGCACATGTACCAGCGCGACGTCTCCGTCGGCCAGCGCGTCCAGGCCGGGCAGCGCATCGCCCTGATGGGCGCCGAGGGCGAGGCGACAGGACCGCACCTGCATCTGCGCGTCCGGGTCGGCACGTCCACCACGGTCCGCGGCATCGACCCGGTGCCGTATCTGCGCGACCGCGGGGTGAACCTGCCCTGCACGCCCGGCGGGGGCGGCGGAGGCGGTGGCGGGCAGACCACGGTGACCGCGTGGGCGGAGGCCAACGTCCGCGCCTGCGCCGGTGTCACCGGCTGCGACCCGGTCAGCAAGGTCTACCCGGGCGAGACCTACCCGGCGAACTGCTGGAAGACCGGCGAGCGCATCTCCGCCGAGGGCTACACCAACGACAAGTGGGTCCAGCTCCCGCTGCGCGCGGGCGGGGTCGGCTACGTCAGCGCGATCTACCTCAAGGGCGACGACAAGGGCAACGTCAGCACCGAGTGCCGCTGA